In the Brachionichthys hirsutus isolate HB-005 chromosome 1, CSIRO-AGI_Bhir_v1, whole genome shotgun sequence genome, ATGTAGACTACGCTACGCATAAGGAAAGATCCCACCCAGTAGAGTCCAATGGCTCTGTAGCTGTCTCTGTGCAAAACACGTTACACAGCCattgtagatagatagatagatagatagatagatagatagatagataacaGAGGTCTTACCCCCAAGTAATTGCAGCAATCATGAGCAGATACATGAGATAGTGCACACAGCCATCCCAGTAAGCGATCATGTGCCCATGTGCTGTATTAATATGTGGATCTGCCTGAAACACAGGTCAAATTTTTGATTAGATGTGTGTGGGTAAATGGGAACAACTGGATTTACAACACAGACACGTACCACTCTAAGGTAAAATGTCACAAATCCATCAATGATGTTGTCCTGCTCCAGGCCGATGATCAGACTCACCACACTGAGGAATGCATGCGCTGCATACACTGCACAGACAGAAGCACTCGTGTAACTCATAGCAACCGGGTGACAAACTACAGAAAAGAGTCTTGTTGTACTCATTGGACTCGTGAGCTCAAGTATGCAAGCATAATGCATTGAATATCACTTTTAATATTTAACACGAAAGACCTTTTATAGAAATGTACATTTGTACCATAGAAAAgtggatctactggagccttcTTCTTGATCATAAAATGGACTGCTATTGCCAGGATGAGGACTGTTGTACACCCAGCGAAGAAGAAAGCTTCTGCACTAAATGCAATGTGAGAGATGTGTTTTAAACTATTTTGTAAATCATGCTGATTACTTTATAATAATTAGAGGCAACCCTCAAAGCAACCCACAAGGGTGTGGTCACAACACACACTTACCTATTGTTGTAAATGAGCGAATTAAAAAAGTAGCAGATGGGGATGGACATCAAGGAGAGCACAAACACTCCAGTCCCTGCAGACGCAGTCATTGCAAGCTGGGTTTGAGCGATCTTGtgcaagaagaggaaaatatAACAAGTTCAGCTGCATAATTCTCTCATCTTTAGTCTTCAAGTCCTTTTCTAATGAATAAGGAAAAAGTGAGTGTAAAATTGAAAACAAGCTACATGCGCTCACCTCTACTTCTGGATGCATGTTCTGTCTTGCTCTGTTGGTCTGTGTGGCAttcctccctgtctctctctccctctccctctccctctctgtccatTCTTCTACCCTTCCCTCTATTGCTGAGCTAGAATGTGAGAGAACTACAGTTTCTCTCTTTTGAGAGAGCAGCTGATTATCAGCATTCGATATGAAACCTTTGATTTGATATGAAAGATGACAAAGCCTCCTAACATATACAATCCAGGCAAATGTAAGCATGAAAGAAATGCATtatacaaataaacacataaatatgtgtatttttatataaCAGGCATGGGAGTTTGAAACTTAAGATTGAtgaacaatatttattttaattttatttttttcaagtcCCACTATGTGCTGGCAACGTGTCCGGGGTGTATtccacctctcgcccgtagtcataTGGGAGAGGATCCAGCAACACTATTATTTAAACACTggttagtttaaaaaaataaaataaaataaagatgaggttACTACAGTTTGTTTGCATAGTGTACTGGCTGTAGTTTGAGTCATAGTTGTCACCTTGTGATGCATTCCTTTGTCTGATGGTTAAAATATAGGcctaatgattattattttaaccAAGCCTTCTCCTTCTGAATTTGGTGACATTATGGAACTATGAATATTTGTATCAACAAAGAAATTATCCAAATTACTCAACAGCAGATTTTCCCTAACCAATTTCTGTAATCAACAGCATTCAAATGATGTGGATCAATTATGAGGCGGCTGCACTAAATAGCTAGCATTCAGTGCTGCCTCATACAGTAAAGCTATTGCATTTTTTGCATTTGGATCCAGTTGTAAATGGTTTAAGCAAGGTATAAAATTTCCATGTATTCCCGTCTTGTTTGTAACTTTACTTGGTGTccgaacaaaagaaaaaaaaattgcatctttttattttgctagTTTTAATTTTctggtttttattattattctattatattctatataCGTCATTTTACTGTTTGgggttctgtttctgtttatgtTTCAGCAATAAAgtttaacacaaaaaaagttgTTTTGGCGGAAGCGTGCGCGTGCGTCATTAGACGAGCTCGCGCTCACCAACGCATAGTTTATTCGCACAAGCTAGCTCTAGGTAGCTAGCTAAGCATCGAGGAGCAATGGCGTCCCGTGCTATTGATACCACGTAAATAAACAACACAGACGGTACGGACGGTGCACATTAGTTTGTCGTTAACGATTGTTTTGCGGAGGGCAGCACAATACTAGTGCGGTTATGTCGGCTGGGAGCGGTGGAGGCGTTTGCGGCGGCTTAGCGTCAAACCATGACGGTCAAGACGCAGCGTCCAATTCGGCTCACTGTGGAGCCGCGGCAGCAACATCCAGCGTGCCGGCCTCTGGCTCCGTCCCGTCCGCTTCCCCGTCCGCCCTCGGCCTCCACCGGGAACCCATGTACAACTGGCAAGCGACGAAGAGTTCCCTGAAGGAGCGCTTCGCCTTCCTCTTCAACAACGAGCTACTCAGCGACGTCAGGTTCGTCGTTGGGAAAGGCAGGCAGGCCCAGAGGATACCGGCCCATAAATTCGTTCTCGCCGCCGGCAGTGCCGTTTTCGACGCGATGTTCAACGGAGGGATGGCGACCACCTCAACGGAGATCGAGCTGCCCGATGTAGAACCCGCAGCGTTCCTCGCCCTGCTCAGGTAGGACCGGTGAAACACGCCCCCGTAACGTAACTATTAATGTCGTGCAATCGTTTAGCATCGTTAGTTGTGTTTTCATTGATCTGAAAACTTTCAGATCAATGTCGATACCGAAGAAAGGACCAAGCAAGCTAATATGAAAATGTTATCTTTTGCCCTCGGAGCATTTTTCATAGGTTCTGACAATTAATGCATAAAGTTAATAATAGTTGATTGGCtctgtaattaaaaataatgattagttacaataaataataaatctgtTGTTTGATCCCAGATTTCAGAAAGTGTCAGATACTCTTTCATATCAAACACTAGTACAACTATTAAATAGTAGCCCAAAATGTCATGGGTTAACTTTTCGAGATGGTTTTGAGGATAAAAACACTTCACCGTTTGTATGCTTGCTGTTTATTCTGCAGGTTCCTGTATTCTGATGAAGTCCACATTGGACCAGAGACTGTGATGACCACTCTGTATACGGCGAAGAAGTATGCCGTCCCTGCTCTGGAGGGGCATTGTGTGGAGTTCCTTACCAAACATCTCAGAGCTGACAATGCTTTCATGCTGCTCACTCAGGTTGTACATCGAATACTGAATCTTGAACTGTCTGACAATTAACAGGTTCCGGTGTTACTTTGGGTTTGCGGCCTCAAATATGATTTTATCTAAAGTACTGCTGCTGTTTTAGGAAGAGACAAATTCAAGTATTGTAGTTTTGTCTAATCTCTGAGTTTATTTGACTTGCTTTGTGGTTCTCAAAACCTTGAAAACGTCATTCTACATCCAGAAACAGGAAAATGAAGATTGGGACAATTTAACCAACTTTACTGTGATCAGCTTTCAGTGGATCTACTGGCTATAAGATAAAGTGACCCTATGACAGCTGatcatatttatatttggtCATAATCTGGAATGATGCTCTTATGCTTTGAAAGGATTAAATGCCTTTTGTTATAATGGTGGCAGAAATTCGTGGCTGATCTTGATATCAGAACAATAAATTGGCTTGATGTTAAGCCACGCGCCACCAGGAAAAAGTGAGAACATATATTCTTAGTACTTTATTTGAAGTCACTCTTTATAATGTGAAAAATACTAAATATAGTTTACAACACCAGATCATCTCCCAGctatgtatgttttttttttttttgtaattcagtTCAGCATTTACTTCTTTTCTGCTCCACCGTCAGCTaatttataatttaaaaaaagattccttTGTCCaacgtgtttaaaaaaaaggtatttctaGTACTagtgcttttatttgtctttgtcatTTCTGGCTTGGTTTTTAAAATTGGTGATTTTCTCTTCCCCATCAATAATTGTAAGCATAGATTTCCCATGGTGTTGTTGGAATGCAAATGATACAAAATATTTATCTTAATCTCaaacaaaatataattaataaaagacacattttcttCCCCAGTGCATTTTTTAAGCTTCTTTGGTGCATACTAATTATATGATCAGTATTAATTGTTAGATACTTATCTGTcttcttgtgtgttttgaatACAGGCGAGGTTATTTGATGAACCTCAACTTGCCAGTCTCTGCTTAGACACCATAGACAGAAGCACCGCGGACGCGATAAATGCAGAGGGCTTTACAGATATTGACCTCGGTATGTGAGTCTGGGTGTGACCTCTTACTTTCTTGCTCTATCGCCCGTTTGTGAAATGTTCGATGTTGTCTGTGTCTGTATGTGCAGAGACCTTATGTGCGGTGCTGCAGAGAGACACACTCAGCATCAGGGAGAACCGTCTATTTGGAGCAGTGGTACGCTGGGCAGAGGCGGAGTGTTACAGACAACAGCTTCCCCCGACCTCGGACAACAAACAGAAGGTTCTGGGTAAAGCCCTGCCACTCATCCGCTTTCCGCTCATGACTGTTGAGGAGtttgctgcaggtgagccgTTTGTTTCTCGTGCGGCGACGGAACCGTCACTTTTTCCCAAAACAATACTGACCAGTTCAGCCATTATTGATTATCGTTGTTTATTCATCATATGCCTGATGTGTCCATACGTCTTGCACCACAGAAACCAGCTTGATATTCTTTCTTGTGCAACAGGGCCTGCCCAGTCTGGAATATTGTTCGATCGGGACGTGGTAAATCTGTTTTTACACTTTACAGTAAACCCCAAACCACGGGTCGACTACATCGACAGGCCCCGCTGTTGCCTCAGGGGGGAGGAGTGCAGTATTAATAGATTCCAGCAGGTTGAGAGTCGATGGGGGTACAGTGGTACCAGTGACAGAATCAGGTGAGGTGACAAACATTGGTGGTGTGTTgccaaattaaatgtatttacatttgtttctcattttctctctgtcttttttcctttcttagATTCAATGTTAACAAAAGAATATCCATAGTGGGGTTTGGCTTGTATGGTTCTATACATGGACCCACTGACTATCAGGTCAACGTACAGGTAACGTCTGGCTCAGAGCCAACCCACACATTATTCTTTAGCGCTGAAGAGATCAGTCTGGCTTTGAAAGGCAACTCCTGGTATTAAAGAATAATGGTGTTGATGGAAAAGTACATGCGCTACTAATATCTTCAGTTGGTTTCAGTGCAAGTTATTTTGGGATACTTTGgtgaaatatgaatattttcttctttttttttatgacagaaTAATAAGATTTACTTGCAATGAAGTaacttaaattacattttaaaaattagAAAACAACCTGATAAAGAACACAGTAATACCTCTACATATGAGTTTAATTTGTCCCTTATGTTAAGAACGCTCATGTGTCGATGCAAATATCCACATTAATTAATATAAAACGCTTTGGTTGGTTCCATCctccaaataaacaaaaaaataaccctaagtaatgtaaataaacatgtaaatgaatgatgaaaccaaacacaatgcataataagtaaataaaaactaGTGTCAAAATTGTGCAAATGTACCGCAACCACACTGACGAGCTAAATCACTCTAACACCTCgcatgtgtttttcatttccatcaACGACACGCTTTTTCTTTTCACTATTACCATCATCAGTTGCTTTCTTTGACcccatgatatatatatatatatatatatatatataccggtaaaaaataataatcacaattTAAGGTGAAAATAACTAAAATGGCAGCACAACACGGGAGATGCTTCTGGGACGCGCAGAACACATGAAGTGAGTGCGTACGCCTGCGGAAGCTGCAGCAGTGACGCTGCACTTTGATTCCATCCATAATACTCTCAGATTTGAGCTCGTTCTTTGGAATGCTCGTGTATAAGGTCACTCGTATTTAGTGGTATTATTGTACCATGAATATTTGACACCCTGAAGATTATGAGCTAGCTTTACACTCCTCCcaacagacacatacacaccttTTGCTGTTTCTTGTGTTTCTCTTCTTTTGAAGAGAACAAGTGTGCTGTTGTTTGAATTGATTGcgagtttgtgtgtgagagtgagaggAGGCCGAGCTGTTTTCTGCTACCGTTGGTTCTGTTGCTGGGAAAATAGTATCCCTGATGTTT is a window encoding:
- the LOC137917426 gene encoding BTB/POZ domain-containing protein 1-like, coding for MSAGSGGGVCGGLASNHDGQDAASNSAHCGAAAATSSVPASGSVPSASPSALGLHREPMYNWQATKSSLKERFAFLFNNELLSDVRFVVGKGRQAQRIPAHKFVLAAGSAVFDAMFNGGMATTSTEIELPDVEPAAFLALLRFLYSDEVHIGPETVMTTLYTAKKYAVPALEGHCVEFLTKHLRADNAFMLLTQARLFDEPQLASLCLDTIDRSTADAINAEGFTDIDLETLCAVLQRDTLSIRENRLFGAVVRWAEAECYRQQLPPTSDNKQKVLGKALPLIRFPLMTVEEFAAGPAQSGILFDRDVVNLFLHFTVNPKPRVDYIDRPRCCLRGEECSINRFQQVESRWGYSGTSDRIRFNVNKRISIVGFGLYGSIHGPTDYQVNVQILESDKRITLGQNDTGFSCDGTANTFRVMFKDPIEILPNVSYTACATLKGPDSHYGTKGLKKVTQETATGTKTTFFFFSSPGNNNGTSVEDGQIPEIIYYS